The following coding sequences are from one Eucalyptus grandis isolate ANBG69807.140 chromosome 11, ASM1654582v1, whole genome shotgun sequence window:
- the LOC104448074 gene encoding LOW QUALITY PROTEIN: probable glucan 1,3-beta-glucosidase A (The sequence of the model RefSeq protein was modified relative to this genomic sequence to represent the inferred CDS: inserted 1 base in 1 codon; deleted 1 base in 1 codon), giving the protein MFSKEARQLLLICIFMLCSAPFLSHGRVDPKYKLKAVNLGGWLVTEGWIKPSLFDGITNKDFLDGTGLQFKSVTVGKYLCAESGGGTIIVANRTAASGWETFKLWRINETLIFNFRVFNNQFVGLDANGVDVVAVSSPRLDVRDNQNSDDPSRVKIRASNGLFLQAKTEVSVTADYKXEGGWGDDDPSVFVMTFSGGLRGEFQVTNGYGPEKAPQVMREHWSTFIVEEDFKFISTNGLNAVRIPVGWWIAIDPTPPPPYVGGSLAALDNAFSWAQKYGVNIIIDLHAAPDSQNGYEHSSSRDGSQEWGATDANIQQTVAVIEFLTARYAKSPSLYAVELINEPLSPGVALDTLTKYYKAGYDAVRRHSQTAYVVMSNRLGPADPKELFSLASGLAGTVVDVHYYNLFQDIFNSMTVQQNIDFIYTNRTAQLNDITMANGPLTFVGEWVAEWQVSGATKEDYQRFAKAQLEVYGRASFGWAYWTLKNVNTKWSLQWMINNGYITL; this is encoded by the exons CACGGAAGGATGGATCAAGCCTTCTCTGTTCGATGGAATCACCAACAAGGACTTCTTG GATGGAACTGGGCTTCAGTTCAAATCGGTGACGGTA GGGAAGTATCTGTGCGCCGAGAGCGGTGGCGGGACCATCATAGTCGCCAACCGCACTGCCGCCTCCGGATGGGAAACCTTCAAG TTGTGGAGGATCAACGAGACTCTGATTTTCAACTTCAGGGTCTTCAACAATCAGTTTGTGGGGCTGGACGCGAACGGGGTTGACGTGGTGGCCGTTTCGAGTCCCCGTCTCGACGTTCGAGATAATCAGAATTCAGATGACCCGAGCAGAGTCAAAATCAGAGCTTCCAATGGCCTCTTCTTGCAA GCGAAGACAGAGGTATCGGTGACGGCCGACTACA GGGAGGGCGGATGGGGCGATGACGACCCATCCGTTTTTGTGATGACCTTTTCCGGTGGGTTGCGAGGCGAGTTTCAGGTCACTAACGGCTATGGACCGGAAAAAGCCCCACAAGTCATGAGG GAGCATTGGAGCACATTCATAGTGGAAGAGGACTTCAAGTTCATATCAACAAATGGGTTGAATGCGGTGAGGATTCCAGTGGGCTGGTGGATAGCGATCGACCCGACTCCTCCGCCGCCTTACGTGGGAGGCTCCTTGGCCGCACTTGACAATGCCTTTTCTTGGGCACA GAAATATGGTGTGAACATCATAATCGATCTGCACGCAGCACCAGATTCACAAAATGGGTATGAACACAGCTCATCGAGGGACGGATCTCAGGAATGGGGAGCCACCGATGCTAACATCCAGCAAACAGTAGCTGTCATTGAATTCCTCACTGCTCG GTACGCAAAGAGCCCGAGCCTCTATGCCGTCGAGCTCATCAACGAGCCTCTCTCTCCGGGAGTAGCCCTCGACACCTTGACCAAGTACTACAAGGCTGGATATGATGCGGTGCGCAGGCACTCCCAAACGGCCTATGTAGTGATGTCGAACCGCCTCGGGCCTGCCGATCCCAAAGAGCTCTTCTCTCTGGCCAGTGGCTTGGCCGGGACCGTGGTCGATGTGCACTACTACAATCTGTTCCAGGATATCTTCAACAGCATGACGGTCCAACAGAACATCGATTTCATCTACACTAACAGGACGGCGCAGTTGAACGACATCACCATGGCGAACGGTCCTCTCACCTTTGTGG GTGAATGGGTGGCTGAGTGGCAAGTGAGCGGAGCTACGAAGGAAGACTACCAGAGATTCGCAAAGGCACAGCTCGAGGTGTACGGGAGAGCATCGTTCGGATGGGCCTATTGGACCCTCAAGAATGTTAACACCAAGTGGAGTCTGCAGTGGATGATCAACAATGGCTATATAACGCTTTAA